In a genomic window of Streptomyces sp. NBC_01231:
- a CDS encoding M20/M25/M40 family metallo-hydrolase translates to MADQQALDEVVEFTSDLIRLDTTNRGGGDCQERPAAEYAAARLAEAGLEPTLLERAKGRTNVVARIEGTDPSADALLLHGHLDVVPAEALDWSVHPFSGEIRDGAVWGRGAVDMKNMDAMILAVVRDWARHGVRPRRDIVVAFTADEEASAEDGSGFLADEHPYLFEGCTEGVSESGAFTFHDGSGQELYPIAAGERGTGWLKLTARGRAGHGSKVNRENAVTRIAAAITRIGEYEWPLRLTPTVSAALTELAALYGIEADLTDVDGLLEKLGPAARLVESTVRNSANPTMLDAGYKLNVIPGEAVGHVDGRFLFGAEDEFHATLDRLTGPDVEWEFQHRSVALQAPVDSVTYARMRAAVEEFAPEGHVVPYCMSGGTDGKQFSRLGITGYGFTPLKLPEGYDYQALFHGVDERVPVEALHFGVRVLDRFLRTA, encoded by the coding sequence ATGGCTGACCAGCAGGCCCTGGACGAGGTCGTCGAGTTCACCTCGGACCTCATCCGCCTCGACACCACCAACCGGGGCGGCGGCGACTGCCAGGAGCGGCCCGCCGCCGAGTACGCCGCCGCCCGGCTCGCCGAGGCCGGTCTCGAGCCCACCCTTCTGGAGCGCGCCAAGGGGCGTACGAACGTGGTGGCGCGGATCGAGGGCACCGACCCATCGGCCGACGCGCTGCTCCTGCACGGTCATCTGGACGTGGTGCCCGCCGAGGCCCTCGACTGGAGCGTCCACCCCTTCTCCGGGGAGATCCGCGACGGGGCCGTCTGGGGGCGGGGCGCGGTCGACATGAAGAACATGGACGCGATGATCCTCGCCGTGGTGCGGGACTGGGCGCGGCACGGCGTGCGGCCCCGGCGGGACATCGTCGTCGCGTTCACCGCCGACGAGGAGGCCAGCGCCGAGGACGGCTCCGGATTCCTCGCCGACGAGCACCCCTATCTGTTCGAGGGCTGCACGGAGGGCGTCAGCGAGTCGGGGGCGTTCACCTTCCACGACGGGAGCGGGCAGGAGCTGTACCCGATCGCGGCCGGTGAGCGCGGCACCGGCTGGCTGAAGCTGACCGCCCGCGGACGCGCCGGACACGGCTCCAAGGTGAACCGTGAGAACGCCGTCACCCGGATCGCCGCCGCCATCACCCGGATCGGCGAGTACGAGTGGCCGCTGCGGCTCACCCCGACGGTGAGCGCCGCGCTCACCGAACTCGCCGCGCTCTACGGCATCGAGGCGGACCTGACGGACGTGGACGGGCTGCTCGAGAAGCTCGGCCCGGCGGCCAGGCTCGTCGAGTCCACGGTACGCAACAGCGCCAACCCGACCATGCTGGACGCCGGTTACAAGCTCAACGTGATCCCGGGCGAGGCCGTGGGCCACGTGGACGGGCGCTTCCTCTTCGGCGCCGAGGACGAGTTCCACGCGACCCTCGACCGGCTCACCGGCCCCGACGTGGAGTGGGAGTTCCAGCATCGGTCGGTCGCCCTCCAGGCGCCGGTGGACTCGGTGACGTACGCGAGGATGCGGGCCGCCGTCGAGGAGTTCGCGCCGGAGGGGCACGTGGTGCCGTACTGCATGTCCGGAGGGACGGACGGCAAGCAGTTCTCGCGGCTCGGGATCACCGGATACGGATTCACGCCGTTGAAGCTCCCGGAAGGCTACGACTACCAGGCCCTCTTCCACGGAGTCGACGAGCGCGTGCCCGTCGAGGCGCTCCACTTCGGCGTCCGTGTCCTCGACCGCTTCCTGCGCACCGCCTAG
- a CDS encoding M55 family metallopeptidase — MKILISADMEGATGVTWPADVLPGTPQWERCRSMFTSDVDAAVRGFFDGGADEVLVNEAHWTMRNLLLEQLDERAEMLTGRHKSLSMVEGVQHGDVDGIAFVGYHAGAGMEGVLAHTYLANSITGVWLNDVRASEGLLNARVVAEYGVPVVLVTGDDVACEDALGYAPEALKVAVKDHVSRYAAVCRTPARTAADIRAAAKAGASLAIRQEPVPGGPFTVALEFDAAHLAMAATVVPGVIGVGERKVSYTSATMYEGIRTFKAVTTIVSAAVEEQYG; from the coding sequence ATGAAGATCCTGATCAGCGCCGACATGGAGGGCGCCACCGGGGTGACCTGGCCGGCCGACGTGCTGCCGGGGACCCCGCAGTGGGAGCGGTGCCGCTCGATGTTCACCTCGGACGTCGACGCCGCCGTGCGGGGCTTCTTCGACGGCGGCGCCGACGAGGTCCTCGTCAACGAGGCCCACTGGACCATGCGCAACCTGCTCCTCGAACAGCTCGACGAGCGGGCCGAGATGCTCACCGGCCGCCACAAGTCGCTGTCCATGGTGGAAGGCGTGCAGCACGGCGACGTGGACGGCATCGCCTTCGTCGGCTACCACGCGGGCGCCGGCATGGAGGGCGTCCTGGCGCACACCTACCTCGCCAACTCCATCACCGGCGTCTGGCTGAACGACGTACGGGCGAGCGAGGGCCTGCTCAACGCGCGGGTCGTCGCCGAGTACGGCGTGCCCGTCGTCCTGGTCACCGGCGACGACGTGGCCTGCGAGGACGCGCTCGGCTACGCCCCCGAGGCGCTGAAGGTCGCCGTCAAGGACCATGTGTCGCGGTACGCGGCCGTGTGCCGTACGCCCGCCAGGACCGCCGCCGACATCCGGGCGGCGGCGAAGGCGGGCGCGTCCCTGGCGATTCGTCAGGAACCGGTGCCCGGGGGGCCGTTCACCGTCGCTCTGGAATTCGACGCGGCGCACCTCGCGATGGCCGCCACCGTCGTGCCGGGCGTGATCGGCGTGGGCGAGCGGAAAGTCTCGTACACCAGTGCCACCATGTACGAGGGAATCCGCACCTTCAAGGCGGTGACCACGATCGTCTCGGCCGCCGTGGAGGAGCAGTATGGCTGA
- a CDS encoding LD-carboxypeptidase: MKELHRPSRLAPGARVAVVAPSGPVPEERLQSGLDVLRGWDLDPVVAPHVLDRHREFGYLAGTDADRAADLQSAWCDPAVEAVLCARGGYGVQRMVDLLDWEAMRAAGPKVFVGFSDITALHEAFARRLGLVTLHGPMAAGIDFVKNAHAQEHLRATLFAPETVRTITSGGTALVPGRAAGVTLGGCLSLLAAELGTPHARADAHGGLLCLEDVGEETYRLDRYLTQLLRAGWLDGVRGVLLGSWERCEAYDGVRALLSDRLGSLGVPVVEEFGFGHCEGAWTIPFGVAAELDADAGTLTLGEPALR, from the coding sequence GTGAAGGAACTCCACCGGCCGTCACGGCTCGCCCCCGGCGCCCGTGTGGCCGTCGTCGCGCCCAGCGGGCCGGTGCCCGAGGAGCGGCTGCAGTCCGGGCTCGACGTGCTGCGTGGCTGGGACCTCGACCCGGTGGTGGCACCTCATGTACTGGACCGGCACCGGGAGTTCGGCTACCTGGCGGGCACGGACGCCGACCGCGCCGCCGATCTGCAGAGCGCCTGGTGCGACCCCGCCGTGGAGGCCGTGCTGTGCGCGCGGGGCGGGTACGGGGTGCAGCGGATGGTCGATCTGCTCGACTGGGAGGCGATGCGGGCCGCCGGACCGAAGGTGTTCGTCGGGTTCAGCGACATCACCGCACTGCACGAGGCCTTCGCCCGCCGCCTCGGCCTGGTCACGCTGCACGGCCCGATGGCGGCCGGCATCGACTTCGTCAAGAACGCCCACGCCCAGGAACACCTCAGAGCCACCTTGTTCGCCCCGGAGACGGTCCGCACGATCACCTCCGGCGGCACGGCCCTGGTGCCCGGCCGGGCGGCGGGCGTCACCCTCGGCGGCTGCCTGAGCCTGCTCGCCGCCGAACTCGGCACCCCGCACGCCAGGGCCGACGCGCACGGCGGACTGCTGTGCCTGGAGGACGTGGGCGAGGAGACCTACCGCCTGGACCGCTACCTCACCCAACTCCTGCGCGCGGGCTGGCTCGACGGGGTGCGCGGGGTGCTGCTCGGATCGTGGGAGCGGTGCGAGGCGTACGACGGCGTGCGCGCGCTGCTCAGCGACCGGCTGGGGAGCCTGGGCGTGCCCGTCGTGGAGGAGTTCGGGTTCGGGCACTGCGAAGGGGCGTGGACGATCCCCTTCGGTGTCGCGGCCGAACTCGACGCCGACGCAGGCACGTTGACGCTGGGGGAGCCGGCGCTGCGCTGA
- a CDS encoding VOC family protein: protein MDILGATLRICVDDLETAVPFYERLAGGTALRFERGGVQVAAVGCFLLMSGPEAQLEVLRKVAATIAVKDVDETHRVLSELGARIIAGPLATPGGRNLIAMHPDGVVYEYADRGGA, encoded by the coding sequence ATGGACATTCTGGGAGCCACGCTGCGCATCTGCGTCGACGACCTGGAGACCGCGGTCCCCTTCTACGAGCGCCTCGCGGGCGGCACGGCCCTCCGCTTCGAACGCGGCGGCGTCCAGGTCGCCGCGGTCGGCTGCTTTTTGCTGATGAGCGGGCCCGAGGCCCAGCTGGAGGTGCTGCGCAAGGTCGCCGCGACGATCGCCGTCAAGGACGTCGACGAGACCCACCGGGTGCTGTCGGAACTGGGCGCCCGCATCATCGCGGGCCCGTTGGCGACACCGGGGGGCCGCAACCTGATCGCGATGCATCCGGACGGGGTGGTGTACGAGTACGCGGACCGCGGCGGCGCGTAG
- a CDS encoding GNAT family N-acetyltransferase: protein MPHHASRYLAEGPRVGIRHFTHEDRAEFTARARESKELHHPWLFPPDSSAAYTAYTGRLIDDPTKAGFLVCEKAPEPGDAGAIAGFVNINNIVEGGFQCGALGYGAFAHAAGRGLMREGLDLVVGYAFGRMRLHRLEINVQPQNAASIALARACGFRLEGFSPAMIFIDGAWRDHERWALTVEMRDSG, encoded by the coding sequence GTGCCTCATCATGCTTCCCGCTATCTCGCCGAGGGCCCCCGAGTGGGCATACGTCACTTCACCCATGAGGACCGCGCCGAGTTCACCGCCCGGGCGCGGGAGAGCAAGGAACTGCATCACCCGTGGCTCTTCCCGCCGGACAGTTCCGCCGCGTACACCGCGTACACGGGGCGACTGATCGATGACCCGACCAAGGCCGGGTTCCTGGTGTGCGAGAAGGCTCCCGAGCCGGGCGACGCCGGGGCCATCGCCGGGTTCGTCAACATCAACAACATCGTCGAGGGCGGTTTCCAGTGCGGGGCGCTGGGTTACGGGGCCTTCGCGCACGCGGCCGGGCGCGGACTGATGCGGGAGGGGCTGGACCTGGTGGTCGGGTACGCGTTCGGACGGATGCGGCTGCACCGGCTGGAGATCAACGTGCAGCCCCAGAACGCCGCCTCCATCGCGCTCGCCCGCGCCTGCGGGTTCCGGCTGGAGGGCTTCTCCCCGGCCATGATCTTCATCGACGGGGCCTGGCGGGACCACGAGCGGTGGGCGCTCACGGTGGAGATGCGCGATTCCGGCTGA
- a CDS encoding mandelate racemase, producing the protein MRLKRPVVSVYTVPTDGPEADGTLAWDATTVVIAEVSAGGATGTGWTYGPPAVGDLLHGHLGPLVEGRSAWDIPALHDAMCRSVRNAGRPGIAACAISALDIALWDLKARLLELPLARLLGVARETVPVYGSGGFTTYHDTHLVAQLNGWVHGQRIPRVKIKIGEDWGRSVTRDLARVRAARHVVGDEAELYVDANGAYNRKQAIRVGHALSEHGVGWFEEPVSSDDLTGLRLVRDAVVCDVTAGEYGYDLPYFARMIGAGAVDCLQIDATRCGGLTEFLRAAALAHAHGLEVSAHCAPHVHAAAAASLPNIRHLEWFHDHVRIEDMFFDGALDPTGGVVRPVRGVGHGLALRTEDVEEYRVA; encoded by the coding sequence ATGCGACTGAAGCGACCCGTCGTGTCCGTGTACACGGTGCCGACCGACGGTCCCGAGGCGGACGGCACGCTGGCCTGGGACGCCACGACCGTGGTGATCGCCGAGGTGAGCGCGGGCGGTGCGACGGGCACGGGCTGGACGTACGGTCCCCCGGCGGTCGGCGACCTCCTGCACGGACACCTCGGTCCACTCGTCGAGGGCCGCAGTGCCTGGGACATTCCCGCGCTGCACGACGCCATGTGCCGTTCGGTGCGCAACGCGGGCCGTCCCGGCATCGCGGCCTGCGCCATCTCGGCCCTCGACATCGCACTGTGGGACCTCAAGGCCCGTCTGCTCGAACTTCCGCTGGCCCGGCTCCTGGGCGTCGCCCGCGAGACGGTTCCGGTGTACGGCAGTGGCGGCTTCACGACGTACCACGACACCCATCTGGTCGCGCAGCTCAACGGCTGGGTGCACGGACAGCGGATCCCCCGCGTCAAGATCAAGATCGGGGAGGACTGGGGCCGCTCGGTCACCCGTGACCTCGCCCGGGTCCGTGCGGCACGCCATGTCGTCGGCGACGAGGCGGAGTTGTACGTCGACGCCAACGGTGCCTACAACCGCAAGCAGGCGATCCGCGTGGGGCACGCGCTCTCCGAGCACGGTGTCGGCTGGTTCGAGGAACCGGTGTCCTCGGACGACCTCACCGGTCTGCGGCTGGTCCGGGACGCGGTGGTGTGCGACGTGACGGCAGGAGAGTACGGCTACGACCTCCCGTACTTCGCCCGCATGATCGGGGCCGGCGCGGTCGACTGCCTCCAGATCGACGCGACGCGCTGCGGCGGCCTGACCGAGTTCCTGCGGGCGGCGGCCCTCGCGCACGCCCACGGCCTGGAGGTCTCGGCCCACTGCGCCCCGCACGTCCACGCCGCCGCGGCCGCGTCCCTCCCCAATATCCGCCATCTGGAGTGGTTCCACGACCACGTCCGCATCGAGGACATGTTCTTCGACGGGGCGCTGGATCCGACGGGGGGTGTGGTGCGGCCGGTACGGGGAGTGGGCCATGGGCTGGCACTGCGCACGGAGGACGTGGAGGAGTACCGGGTGGCGTGA
- a CDS encoding LLM class F420-dependent oxidoreductase, producing MPEYGYFLSCEQYGPAELIEQARMAEQAGFHSLWISDHYHPWNDAQGQSPFVWSVIGALTEAVSLPVETAVTCPTVRTHPAVVAQAAATSAVMTNGRFRLGVGSGEALNEHILGDAWPPAHVRLEMLEEAIQVMRRLFTGEEVNHHGPHYRVENARLYTVPDEPVPIDISGFGPAATKLAARVGDGYITMMPEASMVEQYRKGGGGGKLVSGGTKVCYDTDKDEAVRTVHRLWANEQLPGELNQVLPSPKHFEQAQTLVTEDMVRENRVCGDDVEEHVAELKQFADAGFDRVYVNQIGPDVRGFFDFYRTKVLPQLEQVS from the coding sequence ATGCCCGAGTACGGCTACTTCCTCTCGTGCGAGCAGTACGGTCCCGCGGAGCTCATCGAGCAGGCGCGGATGGCCGAGCAGGCCGGGTTCCACTCGCTGTGGATCTCCGACCACTACCACCCGTGGAACGACGCGCAGGGCCAGAGCCCCTTCGTGTGGTCGGTGATCGGCGCCCTGACCGAGGCGGTGTCCCTGCCGGTCGAGACGGCGGTGACCTGTCCGACGGTGCGCACCCACCCGGCGGTGGTGGCGCAGGCCGCGGCGACCAGCGCGGTGATGACGAACGGCCGCTTCCGGCTCGGCGTCGGCTCGGGTGAGGCGCTCAACGAGCACATCCTCGGCGACGCCTGGCCGCCCGCCCACGTCCGTCTGGAGATGCTGGAGGAGGCCATCCAGGTCATGCGCCGGCTGTTCACCGGCGAGGAGGTCAACCACCACGGCCCGCACTACAGGGTGGAGAACGCCCGCCTGTACACCGTCCCCGACGAGCCCGTCCCGATCGACATCTCCGGCTTCGGCCCCGCGGCGACCAAGCTGGCGGCCCGGGTCGGCGACGGCTACATCACGATGATGCCGGAAGCGTCGATGGTGGAGCAGTACCGCAAGGGCGGAGGCGGCGGCAAGCTCGTCAGCGGCGGCACCAAGGTCTGCTACGACACCGACAAGGACGAGGCGGTACGGACCGTCCACCGGCTGTGGGCCAACGAGCAGCTGCCCGGGGAGCTGAACCAGGTGCTGCCCTCCCCCAAGCACTTCGAGCAGGCGCAGACGCTGGTCACCGAGGACATGGTCCGGGAGAACCGGGTGTGCGGCGACGACGTGGAGGAGCACGTCGCGGAGTTGAAGCAGTTCGCCGACGCTGGCTTCGACCGGGTCTACGTCAACCAGATCGGCCCCGACGTGCGCGGATTCTTCGACTTCTACCGTACGAAGGTGCTGCCCCAGCTCGAGCAGGTCTCCTGA
- a CDS encoding class I SAM-dependent methyltransferase, with product MSVTSRYREAWEGFWSEAPGEQGAVFWDAEPVLTAGVHLALFEPHLADHSLPMLDLGCGNGTQTRFLADRFPHVIGADISAAALDHARRADPAGQARYRLLDAAEKGAAQTLHAELGDTNVYMRGVLHQADPEDRQTLVDGIAALVGERGRTFLVELSEAAKPVLLGLARSAEGPPPKLAPVFRHGIAPGEVADDAIPGYLNAAGLTVLASGELPLTTTEYRPDGTRIELPSRWLVAGRPT from the coding sequence ATGAGCGTGACGAGTCGGTACCGGGAGGCCTGGGAGGGCTTCTGGAGTGAGGCTCCCGGGGAGCAGGGGGCGGTGTTCTGGGACGCGGAGCCGGTCCTGACCGCCGGTGTCCATCTCGCCCTCTTCGAACCCCACCTGGCCGACCACAGCCTGCCGATGCTCGACCTCGGCTGCGGCAACGGGACCCAGACCCGCTTCCTGGCCGACCGCTTCCCCCACGTGATCGGCGCCGACATCTCCGCCGCCGCGCTCGACCACGCCCGGCGCGCGGACCCGGCGGGGCAGGCGCGGTACCGGTTGCTGGACGCCGCCGAGAAGGGCGCGGCGCAGACACTGCACGCGGAACTCGGCGACACCAACGTCTACATGCGAGGTGTGCTGCACCAGGCCGACCCGGAGGACCGGCAGACACTGGTGGACGGCATCGCCGCACTCGTCGGGGAACGCGGCCGGACCTTCCTCGTCGAGCTGTCCGAGGCCGCCAAGCCCGTCCTGCTCGGCCTCGCGCGGAGCGCCGAGGGGCCGCCGCCCAAGCTGGCGCCGGTCTTCCGGCACGGCATAGCCCCCGGCGAGGTCGCCGACGACGCGATCCCCGGGTACCTGAACGCGGCCGGGCTGACCGTCCTGGCAAGCGGTGAACTGCCGCTCACCACCACGGAGTACCGGCCCGACGGCACCCGGATCGAACTGCCGTCGAGGTGGCTGGTGGCGGGACGCCCGACCTGA
- a CDS encoding prolyl oligopeptidase family serine peptidase: MRTSAYGSWPSPIDAALAAAHDGRPEYVGFVGDEVWWTEPRPTEGGRRTLVRRRADGTQEAVLPAPWNVRSRVIEYGGHPWAGAVVDGEPLVVFVHFADQRLYRYRPGGEPLPLTPVSPVGSGLRWVQPQVLPERGEVWCVLEEFTGEGPGDVRRVLAAVPLGGSAAQDRTGVRELTDDRHRFVTGPRLSPDGRRAAWLAWDHPRMPWDGTELLVAEIGADGAFGPARTVAGGPTESIAQAEWSADGRLLYASDRTGWWNLYRDGEPLCAREEEFGGPLWKLGSRWFAPLDSGLIAVVHGCGATTLGILDPETGELVDTAGPWTEFAPDLAAHGQGVVAVGASPRSAYEVVELDAGAGRARVIGAPHDDAVDPAFYPEPQIRTFTGPAGREIHAHIYPPHHPGRTAPDEELPPYVVWAHGGPTGRAPLVLDLEIAYFTSRGIGVAEVNYGGSAGYGRDYRDLLREQWGVVDVEDCAAVALALADEGTADRDRLAIRGGSAGGWTAAASLATTDVYACGTILYPILDLVGWGTGETHDFESRYLETLIGPYAEVPGRYTERSPTEHADRITAPFLLLQGLDDVICPPAQCERFLARMAGRRVPHAYLTFEGEGHGFRRAETTIRALESELSLYAQVFGLTVPGIPALELTR; the protein is encoded by the coding sequence GTGCGGACGTCGGCCTACGGTTCCTGGCCCTCACCCATCGACGCGGCACTCGCCGCCGCGCACGACGGGCGCCCCGAGTACGTGGGGTTCGTCGGCGACGAGGTGTGGTGGACCGAGCCCCGGCCCACCGAGGGCGGGCGACGCACCCTGGTCCGGCGGCGCGCCGACGGTACCCAGGAGGCCGTACTGCCCGCCCCTTGGAACGTGCGCAGCCGGGTCATCGAGTACGGCGGACACCCCTGGGCGGGTGCGGTGGTGGACGGCGAACCGCTCGTGGTGTTCGTGCACTTCGCCGACCAGCGCCTGTACCGGTACCGTCCGGGCGGCGAACCGCTCCCGCTCACCCCCGTCTCCCCGGTGGGCAGCGGACTGCGCTGGGTGCAACCGCAGGTGCTTCCGGAGCGCGGTGAAGTGTGGTGTGTGCTGGAGGAGTTCACCGGCGAAGGCCCCGGCGACGTACGACGCGTCCTGGCCGCCGTACCGCTGGGCGGCTCGGCCGCCCAGGACCGGACCGGGGTACGCGAACTCACCGACGACCGGCACCGGTTCGTCACCGGCCCCAGGCTGTCGCCCGACGGGCGGCGGGCGGCCTGGCTGGCCTGGGACCACCCGCGGATGCCGTGGGACGGCACGGAGCTGCTCGTCGCCGAGATCGGCGCGGACGGCGCCTTCGGTCCGGCGCGGACGGTGGCGGGCGGGCCGACGGAGTCCATCGCCCAGGCCGAGTGGTCGGCGGACGGCCGTCTGCTGTACGCGAGCGACCGCACGGGCTGGTGGAACCTGTACCGCGACGGCGAGCCCCTCTGCGCGCGGGAGGAGGAGTTCGGCGGACCGCTGTGGAAGCTCGGGTCCCGCTGGTTCGCCCCGCTGGACAGCGGTCTCATCGCCGTCGTGCACGGCTGCGGTGCCACCACCCTCGGGATCCTCGACCCGGAGACCGGCGAACTCGTCGACACGGCCGGGCCCTGGACCGAGTTCGCGCCGGACCTCGCCGCACACGGACAAGGGGTGGTCGCCGTCGGGGCCAGCCCCCGCAGCGCGTACGAGGTGGTCGAGCTGGACGCCGGGGCCGGCCGGGCCCGGGTGATCGGCGCCCCGCACGACGACGCCGTGGACCCCGCGTTCTACCCCGAGCCGCAGATCCGCACGTTCACCGGCCCGGCCGGACGCGAGATCCACGCCCACATCTATCCTCCGCACCACCCCGGCCGCACCGCCCCCGACGAGGAACTGCCGCCGTACGTGGTGTGGGCGCACGGCGGCCCCACCGGACGCGCGCCGCTCGTTCTCGACCTGGAGATCGCCTACTTCACCTCACGCGGCATCGGGGTCGCCGAGGTGAACTACGGCGGTTCCGCCGGGTACGGCAGGGACTACCGCGACCTGCTGCGGGAGCAGTGGGGTGTGGTGGACGTCGAGGACTGCGCGGCCGTCGCGCTGGCCCTGGCCGACGAGGGCACCGCGGACCGTGACCGGCTGGCGATCCGCGGCGGCAGCGCGGGCGGCTGGACCGCGGCCGCCTCGCTCGCCACGACCGACGTCTACGCCTGCGGCACGATCCTCTACCCGATCCTCGACCTGGTCGGCTGGGGCACCGGGGAGACCCACGACTTCGAGTCGCGGTACCTGGAGACCCTCATCGGGCCGTACGCCGAGGTCCCCGGCCGGTACACGGAGCGGTCGCCCACCGAGCACGCCGACCGGATCACCGCCCCGTTCCTGCTGTTGCAGGGCCTGGACGACGTGATCTGCCCGCCCGCCCAGTGCGAGCGGTTCCTCGCCCGGATGGCGGGCCGGAGGGTGCCGCACGCGTACCTCACCTTCGAGGGGGAGGGCCACGGCTTCCGCCGGGCAGAGACCACGATCCGGGCCCTGGAATCCGAACTCTCCCTGTACGCACAGGTCTTCGGGCTGACTGTGCCCGGCATCCCTGCATTGGAGCTCACCCGGTGA
- a CDS encoding phage holin family protein, giving the protein MDRLDHLEHLDKHLVDELAQVARETVRDELREQTRKQRRRAVLYAASGTVALYTGAALALAVGLALAVALPGWAAALITAAILGVVAYALRGAARPTASAAAPSAPAHDAGFATGGGQHAAAGGMPPMPPGAADMPYPPMPPVAPRAGAPAPGPAETGTAPPRPDDSDPGQPHHRA; this is encoded by the coding sequence ATGGACCGCTTGGATCACCTGGAGCATCTGGACAAGCATCTGGTCGACGAGCTGGCGCAGGTCGCGCGGGAGACCGTGCGGGACGAACTGCGCGAGCAGACCCGCAAGCAGCGCCGTAGGGCCGTGCTGTACGCCGCGTCCGGCACCGTCGCCCTGTACACGGGCGCGGCCCTCGCGCTCGCGGTGGGACTGGCGCTCGCCGTGGCGCTGCCGGGCTGGGCCGCCGCCCTGATCACCGCGGCGATCCTGGGCGTTGTGGCCTATGCGCTGCGCGGGGCCGCCCGGCCGACGGCGTCCGCCGCGGCCCCGTCGGCCCCTGCGCACGACGCCGGGTTCGCCACGGGCGGCGGGCAGCACGCTGCCGCCGGCGGGATGCCGCCCATGCCGCCGGGTGCCGCGGACATGCCGTACCCGCCGATGCCGCCCGTCGCGCCCCGGGCGGGCGCACCCGCCCCCGGTCCGGCCGAGACGGGGACCGCGCCGCCGCGCCCCGATGACAGTGACCCCGGGCAGCCGCACCACCGGGCGTGA